The following coding sequences are from one Humulus lupulus chromosome X, drHumLupu1.1, whole genome shotgun sequence window:
- the LOC133804562 gene encoding uncharacterized protein LOC133804562: MEKGLNLKMEKQKGEEPKPKPKRKETPPPATAATISPMEPLTHEAYGGGMYGHDDDDDGQPRQPAAKPRASESQSADGADESTEVRPNHATPPPSTGDRDLDITGQSYIQ; the protein is encoded by the coding sequence ATGGAAAAGGGTCTGAATCTGAAGATGGAAAAACAGAAGGGAGAGGAGCCGAAGCCGAAGCCGAAGCGGAAGGAGACGCCACCACCAGCCACCGCCGCCACTATATCACCGATGGAGCCGTTAACCCACGAGGCTTACGGCGGTGGAATGTACGGACACGATGACGATGATGATGGTCAGCCTCGACAACCAGCGGCGAAACCACGAGCCAGTGAGAGCCAGAGTGCTGATGGCGCCGATGAATCCACTGAAGTCCGCCCCAACCACGCGACGCCTCCACCTTCCACCGGGGACAGAGACCTCGATATTACTGGGCAGTCATATATtcagtaa